The Saccharopolyspora gloriosae genome window below encodes:
- a CDS encoding ArsA-related P-loop ATPase — MTGWNAELDDARLHIVSGKGGTGKTTVAAALALALATGGRRVLLVEVEGRQGIAQLFDTAPLPYSEETIAAAPGGGELRALAIDAEPALLEYLSMFYNLGFAGRTLKRMGAIEFATTLAPGLRDVLFTGKVKECVGRTDEHGRHVYDAVVLDAPPTGRVVKFLDVTRAMADLAKVGPIHGQSEGVVRLLHSAETVVHLVSLLEDLPVRETLEAVAELDAADLRPGAVLLNRVRPGHLPARSVAAAAAGRVDADRLRSGLEAAGVQVDDDLLAGLTDETVEHAVRAQAEREAEQRLAATDLPNVALPDLTAGIDVAELYELAEILTEHGVGRPR; from the coding sequence GGTCGCCGCGGCGCTGGCGCTGGCGCTGGCGACCGGAGGCCGGCGAGTGCTGCTGGTCGAGGTCGAAGGCCGCCAGGGCATCGCGCAGCTTTTCGACACCGCACCGCTGCCGTACTCCGAGGAGACGATCGCCGCGGCGCCCGGCGGAGGTGAGCTGCGGGCACTGGCCATCGACGCGGAACCGGCGCTGCTGGAGTACCTGTCGATGTTCTACAACCTCGGCTTCGCCGGCCGAACGCTCAAGCGGATGGGCGCGATCGAGTTCGCCACCACCCTGGCCCCCGGCCTCCGGGACGTGCTGTTCACCGGCAAGGTCAAGGAGTGCGTGGGGCGCACCGACGAGCACGGCCGCCACGTCTACGACGCGGTCGTGCTGGACGCGCCGCCGACCGGGCGGGTCGTGAAGTTCCTCGACGTCACCCGCGCCATGGCCGACCTGGCGAAGGTCGGTCCGATCCACGGGCAGAGCGAGGGCGTGGTGCGGCTGCTGCACTCCGCGGAGACCGTGGTGCACCTCGTGTCGCTGCTCGAAGACCTGCCGGTCCGGGAGACCTTGGAGGCCGTCGCCGAGCTCGACGCCGCCGATCTGCGGCCCGGCGCGGTGCTGCTCAACCGCGTGCGCCCCGGCCACCTGCCCGCCCGCTCGGTGGCGGCGGCAGCGGCGGGCCGGGTCGACGCGGACCGGTTGCGCTCCGGCTTGGAGGCGGCGGGCGTGCAGGTCGACGACGACCTGCTGGCCGGGCTCACCGACGAGACCGTGGAGCACGCGGTGCGCGCCCAGGCCGAGCGGGAGGCCGAGCAGCGGCTCGCCGCCACCGATCTGCCGAACGTGGCGCTGCCCGATCTGACCGCCGGGATCGACGTGGCCGAGCTCTACGAGCTGGCCGAGATCCTCACCGAACACGGCGTCGGGAGACCACGATGA
- a CDS encoding ArsA family ATPase: MTAPAALDVDALLDDPENRIVVCCGSGGVGKTTTAAALSVRAAERGRKTVVLTIDPARRLAQALGMRELDNQPRQVVLDDFEPTGDLNAMMLDMRRTFDDMVLAHAGRERARQILENPFYQTISTSFSGTQEYMAMEKLGQLAASGEWDLIIVDTPPSRSALDFLDAPQRLSTVLDGRLIKLLSSPAKAGGKGLRKIVGAGFGMFSKAVSTVIGGQLLSDASAFVQAFDSTFGGFRERADHTYRLLRSPGTSFVVIAAPEPDALREASFFVERLTAEGMPLAGLVANRTHPVFAELTGSRALSAAEELDSAGNSPLAAAVLRVHADRVAVADRERRMLARFTRAHPEVSWVGVPALPADVHDLDGLREIGRRLAVE, translated from the coding sequence ATGACCGCCCCCGCCGCGCTCGACGTCGACGCGCTGCTCGACGACCCGGAGAACCGGATCGTGGTGTGCTGCGGATCCGGCGGCGTCGGCAAGACCACCACGGCCGCCGCGCTCTCGGTGCGCGCCGCCGAACGCGGCCGCAAGACCGTCGTGCTCACCATCGACCCGGCTCGTCGGCTCGCGCAGGCGCTCGGCATGCGGGAGCTCGACAACCAGCCGCGCCAGGTGGTCCTCGACGACTTCGAGCCCACCGGTGATCTGAACGCGATGATGCTGGACATGCGGCGCACCTTCGACGACATGGTGCTCGCGCACGCCGGGCGGGAGCGGGCCCGGCAGATCCTGGAGAACCCCTTCTACCAGACAATTTCCACGTCGTTCTCCGGCACGCAGGAGTACATGGCGATGGAGAAGCTGGGCCAGCTCGCGGCTTCCGGCGAGTGGGACCTGATCATCGTGGACACTCCGCCGAGCCGATCCGCGCTGGACTTCCTGGACGCGCCGCAACGGCTGTCCACGGTGCTCGACGGCCGGTTGATCAAACTGCTGTCCTCCCCCGCCAAGGCGGGCGGCAAGGGGCTCCGCAAGATCGTCGGTGCCGGGTTCGGGATGTTCTCCAAGGCCGTGTCCACCGTCATCGGCGGCCAGCTGCTGTCCGACGCCTCGGCCTTCGTGCAGGCCTTCGATTCGACGTTCGGCGGGTTCCGGGAACGCGCCGACCACACCTACCGGCTGCTGCGCTCCCCCGGCACGTCGTTCGTCGTGATCGCAGCGCCGGAGCCGGACGCGTTGCGGGAGGCCTCGTTCTTCGTGGAACGGCTCACCGCGGAGGGCATGCCGCTGGCCGGCCTGGTCGCGAACCGGACGCATCCGGTGTTCGCCGAGCTGACCGGCAGCAGGGCGCTGTCGGCCGCCGAAGAGCTGGATTCCGCCGGGAACTCGCCGCTGGCGGCGGCCGTGCTGCGGGTGCACGCGGACCGCGTCGCGGTCGCCGACCGGGAACGCCGGATGCTCGCCCGGTTCACCCGCGCGCACCCGGAGGTGTCGTGGGTGGGCGTGCCCGCGCTTCCCGCAGATGTGCATGATCTCGACGGCTTGCGAGAGATCGGCCGCCGACTCGCAGTGGAATAA
- a CDS encoding WhiB family transcriptional regulator produces MFEQGDWRVQAACRDENPDQLFVRGAEQRKARMICFGCPVRTECLGEALDNKIEFGVWGGMTERERRALLRRRPEVRNWRELLEAARDDYADIDEYQVG; encoded by the coding sequence ATGTTCGAGCAGGGGGACTGGCGTGTTCAGGCAGCATGCCGGGATGAAAATCCGGACCAGTTGTTCGTCAGGGGAGCTGAGCAGCGCAAAGCGCGAATGATCTGCTTCGGCTGCCCGGTGCGGACGGAGTGCCTCGGAGAGGCGCTCGACAACAAGATCGAGTTCGGTGTCTGGGGTGGAATGACCGAGCGGGAGCGGCGCGCGTTGTTGCGCCGACGGCCGGAAGTCCGCAACTGGCGTGAGCTTCTGGAAGCCGCGCGAGACGACTACGCGGACATCGACGAGTACCAGGTGGGCTGA